Genomic DNA from Jejubacter calystegiae:
ACCTATCGCGGTAAAACCTATGAGATCGCCCAGTGGAAGCAGCGTAATCTTCCGGCGCCCCAGGCAGACAGCCACTGGACTTATATGGGCGGCAACTATGTGCTGATTTCCAATACTACAGGCAAGATCTTAAAGGCGGAATCCGGCGATATTTTCTACAGCCGCTAAGCTACTACTGACCATCGGTAGGGCTTCAACCTTCGGCAGGCTTTGCTCTTCATGCCAGTGAGGAATATGGACAGGCACTGGCTGAGCAGCCTGCTGAGGTTTTGACTCCGATTCAACGCGATCAACAATCATAGTCAGGTATTTGTACATCAGCGCATCATTCCAGTTATCCATGCCAAAGCGCCGGGCAACCTTTTTCTTGTGAGCGCTGACCGTTTTGCCGGAGATCTCCAGACGTTGCGCGATCTCTTTGGTTTCAACCCCACTCAGCAACATTCCCAGCACTTCCATTTCCCGATCTGAAATCATGCCCTGCGGTAGATCCTGGATTTTACTCAGACGAGACAGGATGTCATAAAATCCATGTCGGCTATGCTTTTTCGATGCAAAAAAAAGACCGTTACAGACAAAATAGCTATATTCCAGAGGCTGCTCTACCAGAAATACTGCTTTTAGCCCCTGCTGCCGGGTATAATTAATAGCATGTTCGACCAGGGATAAATCATCAAAGACAAACGCAAACATCGCATTATGGCAGCCTTCACGTTTACAACTTTCGATACTCGTGTTAAATTCCGCCGGGTTATTTACATGATAAGGCGAAATATTAATGGCACGAAATCCTGCTGTTTCCTCAATGCCAAGAAGATAATAGGTATCATTCGAAATAACATTTACATTCGTCATGTCGCATCCTCTGCATTATTCTGGACAGCCTTCCACCATCCGGATATTAAACCCAAAACAAATCCCAGAGAGAAAAGTTGTGTTTGTCCTTTACAGATATAAAAACACTTAGGGTCGTAACTGGCAGTGCTTTCGTTCGAATGCATAATCAGCGATTCCAGATAACCTAACAAGATAAATCCTATTATCATGATGAGATAAGAGTTATAAGATCCCCCTACAGAAAACTTTACACGTAACAATTTGATTTCTTTTGTTATTTACAAAAGAAACGCCATCTTATTTTGGTATTATTAGTCTGCTTGTGCGCTAAAAAAAACGTTCGCACACGGCCAGACGGCCTCTCCCCGGGGAAACGGACCTGCATCCGTTTCCCCAAAAGGGAGGAATTTAATCACAGAGAATGGCCGGAAACCCCGCCACCAGAATCATCAAGCTGTTTTCCCCGGCCCAGGTACGCTGTAGATTTAACAGATAACCTTTTTCAACAAAGAAATCGGGTAATACTGCCGCCAGCGCCGTGGTGGAGACATTTTCGTTGGATGCAGGAACGATCCGATCGCTATGTAACTGTTTCCCTTCATCCCGCTCCAGTTCCGTAAAGTGAATATAGCGATTGATCATCGTTTCCCTGTGCTGTCCATCTTCCATATAACCAGACAGCGCAGCAACGCCTTCACTGCGTCCCAGATGAAAACTGAGCAGCGTATACAGGGTATAATCTTCATTTTTTATCACTACCCGGGCGCTACAAACGAAGGTGTTATTTCGCCGCGAAGGTAGCTGATAAAAATAGACAACAACGGTAATAATAAGAAAAACAGCGACGACAGCGCTAATCACAACTTTATTTTTTTTCTTCATTATAAGGAGTCTTAACTGTTGGGCGATTAGGGTAATACCACGACAGGCAGTGCGCCTGGCGATTGGCTGTTGTCAGGCTATTGCTACAGGCCACAGCCGAGATCTTACGGGAGGTATCATACGCCGTAACATAGATAGCCTCCTGCTCATTGCACAGCTCGGGATGGTCGGCACTGAACTGCCGGTGGCGCTGAAAGTTCGTGGCATCGCTGTTATACAGCCAGGTACAGATCCCGGCTCCCGGTGCGTCTTTAACCACTTCATAACCGGCAAAAAAGTTACGACTTTCAGGGGAAATAATGTGCCACAACCCCGCAATCGCCAGTACCAGCAGCATGACCATCGCCAGACAGGTCGTGAGCGATAAACGCAGCGTTACACCGGACGCTTTGTTCGACGTAACCTCAGAGATTTGAGCTTCACTGCGCTGCGACATCAGTAGCGGCGGTACATCATCATCCACGATTTCGCCCTGAACGGCAGGCGCTTCCATTTCGGTCAGTTGCTCCCCGGCGCCATTTTGATACTGAATATCGGGCGGTGTTTCACTACTGTGTCGTTCCAGATGTATGCCGCCCATGATAAAGCCCTTACGCGGCAGGGTACGGATCATCTCCTGGCTCAGACCGATCTGAACCAGTGAGCGCCGCAGTATCAGCAGCGTTTGATACAGAGAATTATATTGGACCGTTTTATGTTGAACATCCCAGACAAACTCAATCAGTTCATCATGGCTAATTAACTTTTCATAATGCTCACAAAAGCATAACAAACATCTGGCAGAAATATTTGTTAATACCAGTATTTCACCGCTTTCATCATTAAATAGGGTACGTTCTTCGGGCGAGAACCGCACATTATTTAGCAAATAATAATCACCCATGGAATTATTCTTCATCTTAGAGATTTGTTACCCTGATTGATTCATATAACTACCCCGCGCCAGAGCCCATGGCTATGCACATCATCACGCTGGTTTGGGATCAATCTCATAAGTGGCATTTCTAATACATCTTATGTTGTAGATCAAACAAAATTGTGTAACACAGGAATAATCAACACTAAAAAGGTGGAATAATTTATTTTTCGATCATTTTAATTACATAACTAAAAAAAATAATCTACAAAATAGTAAGATTCATCCCAATACGCTGCGGTAACAGATAGAACGTCAAGAATTGTATAGGTAAATCGTCAAGATTTGTATAGAAAATATCAGGCCGCCTGAAATGGCGACCTGTTGTAAATCAATTAAACAGCACGAAAGGCGATTTCTCCGGGAATAATTTCCCCCTGCCAGTAGAGCTGCGCCGCCACTTTCCCTGCCAGCTGGCGGTAGAGGTCGGTAAACTCACTGTCCGGACGGCTAACCACCGTAGGCTCGCCGCGATCGAGATCTTCACGCAGCGAGATATGCAGCCGCATCTGCCCCAACAGCGCAGTGTTGTAGCTTTCAGCCAGCTTCTGAGCGCCGCCGGTACCGAAGATCGGTTCATGATGGCCACAGTTGCTGCAAATATGAATGCTCATGTTTTCGACAATACCCAGCACCGGCACTTCCACCTTCTCGAACATCACGATGCCTTTCTTCGCATCGATTAGCGCAATATCCTGCGGCGTGGTCACCACCAGCGCCCCGGTAACCGGGATATTCTGTGCCAGGGTCAATTGAATATCACCGGTGCCCGGCGGCATATCCAGCACCAGGTAGTCGAGATCCGGCCATAGCGTCTCCTGCAGTAACTGCATCAATGCCTTGCTGGCCATCGGCCCACGCCAGACCATAGCGTTATCATCCGTTACCAGATAGCCGATAGAGTTGGTCGCCAGGCCGTGAGAGATGACCGGCGCCATATGGGTGCCATCCGGCGAGGTCGGGCGCTCATGTTCGCTGCCAAGCATGGTGGGAATAGAGGGACCGTAGATATCGGCATCCAGAATCCCGACCTTCGCCCCTTCCGCCGCCAGCGCCAGCGCCAGGTTCACCGCCGTGGAGGATTTCCCGACGCCGCCTTTACCAGAGCTCACGGCAATGATGTTCTTCACTCCGTTAATGCCCGCCTGGTTTTTCACCCGCTTCAGGGTGGCAATACTGTAGCTCAGCTTCCAGTCAATAGCCTGGGCCCCGGTCAGCCGTAGCAGCTCCGGGCCGCACTCCGCCTTCAACGCTTCGAAGCCGCTGTTCCAGGCAAAAGGCATTTGCAGTTCAATATGGACAGTACCGTCGAGTAACGCCACGTGATGCAATGCCTTCAGGGCGGTAAGATTATGCTTTAACGTTGGATGTTGAAAATTAGCCAGCGTTCCGGCAACCATGGCGCGCAGGGCTTCCGGGGAACCGGCCGGGGATTGCGAATTCATCCCGACTCCTTTGTAGGTAGTAGTAGTTGTTGTCTGCGGACATTCACAGACTGCATCCGCTAATTATACATATGCCACGCCCGGGATTGACAGTCCGGGGGCACAGGAGAGCACAGTCGCCAGAGCGAGGAATAATTTGAACTGCCGTCGCTTTTGAGTTGAATCCCCTTCTGGTACTATCGATCTCCCTTTTTACTACGAAAGATTTATTGTCACTATGGCCCAAGTCGCAAAGAAAATACTGGTAACCTGCGCCCTGCCGTACGCCAACGGCTCCATCCACCTCGGTCACATGCTGGAGCATATCCAGGCTGATGTCTGGGTTCGGTACCAGCGAATGCGCGGCCATGAGGTCAACTTTATCTGTGCCGACGACGCCCACGGCACGCCGATCATGCTGAAAGCCCAGCAGCTCGGCATAACGCCGGAGCAGATGATTGGCGAAATGAGCCAGGAGCATCAGAAAGACTTCGCCGGGTTCAATATCAGCTATGACAACTACCACTCCACCCATAGCGAAGAGAACCGCGAGCTGTCATCGCTTATCTACAATCGCCTGAAAGAGAACGGTTTTATTAAAAACCGGACTATCTCTCAGCTCTACGATCCGGAAAAGGGCATGTTCCTGCCGGACCGTTTCGTGAAAGGCACCTGCCCGAAATGTAAGGCGGCGGACCAATACGGCGATAACTGCGAAGTGTGCGGCGCCACCTACAGCCCGACGGAGTTGATCGAACCGAAATCGGTGGTTTCCGGCGCCACGCCGGTGCTGCGCGAATCTGAGCACTTCTTCTTTGACCTGCCAGCCTTCAGTGAAATGCTGCAGGCCTGGACCCGCTCCGGCGCGCTGCAGGAGCAGGTCGCCAATAAGATGCAGGAGTGGTTTGAATCCGGTCTGCAGCAGTGGGATATCTCCCGCGATGCGCCCTACTTCGGTTTTGAAATTCCGGGGGCGCCGGGTAAATACTTCTACGTCTGGCTGGACGCGCCTATCGGTTATATGGGCTCGTTTAAGAACCTGTGCGACAAGCGTGGGGATCTTAACTTCGACGACTGGTGGAACAAGGATTCCGACGCCGAGCTCTATCACTTTATCGGCAAAGACATCGTCTACTTCCACAGCCTGTTCTGGCCAGCGATGCTGGAAGGTAGCGGCTTCCGTAAGCCGAACAACCTGTTTGTGCACGGTTACGTAACGGTAAACGGCGCCAAGATGTCCAAGTCGCGCGGCACCTTTATTAAAGCCAGCACCTGGCTGAAGCACTTTGACGCCGATAGCCTGCGCTATTACTACAGCGCCAAACTGTCACCACGTATTGACGATATCGATCTCAGCCTGGAAGACTTCGTTCAGCGGGTGAACAGCGACATCGTTAACAAGGTGGTTAACCTGGCCTCCCGTAATGCGGGCTTTATCGCCAAACGCTTCGGCGGCGAACTCTCTGCCGAACTGGACTCCCCCGCGCTGTATCAGAGCTTCGTCGATGCGGCACAGAGCATTGGCGACGCCTGGGAAAAACGCGAATTCAGCCGTGCCGTACGCGAAATTATGGCGCTGGCGGACCAGGCCAACCGCTACGTTGACGAAAAAGCGCCGTGGGTGGTGGCGAAACAGGAAGGCCGCGATGCCGACCTGCAGCGTATCTGCTCCATGGGTATCAACCTGTTCCGGGTGCTGATGACCTGGCTGAAGCCGGTTCTGCCGGAGCTTTCCGCCCGTGCGGAAGCCTTCCTGAACGTCGAACTGACCTGGGACGGCATCGCCCAACCGCTGCTCAGCCACAAGGTGAACCCGTTTAAGGCGCTGTATAGCCGTATCGATATGAAACAGGTCGACGCCCTGATCGAAGAGTCGAAAGAGGAAGTGAAGGCAAGCGCGGCGGCGCCGGTCAGCGGCCCGCTGGCGGATGACCCGATTCAGGAAACCATCACCTTTGACGACTTCGCCAAAGTGGATATGCGTATCGCTCTGATCGAGAACGCTGAGTTTGTTGAAGGCTCTGATAAGCTGCTGCGTCTGAGCCTGGATATCGGCGGCGAGAAGCGCAATATCTTCTCTGGCATTCGCTCCGCCTATCCGGATCCTCAGGCGCTGATCGGTCGCCTGACCATTATGGTCGCCAACCTGGCGCCGCGTAAAATGCGCTTTGGCGTATCGGAAGGCATGGTGATGGCCGCAGGTCCCGGGGGCAAGGATATCTTCCTGTTAAGCCCGGACAGCGGCGCTAAGCCTGGTCAGCAGGTGAAGTAAGCCCCCTCACCCCGGCCCTCTCCCCTGGGGGGAGAGGGAGAAAACCAGCATCCGCACATCCCCTATCCCCAGGGGAAGAGGGAGAAAACCAGTACCCGCCAGTCCCCTCTCCCCAGGGGGAAGGGGAGAAAACCAGTACCCGCCAGTCCCCTCTCCCCAGGGGGAGAGGGAGAAAACCACCACCCTCACATCCCCTATCCCCAGGGGGAAGGGGAGAAAACCAGTACCCGCCAGTCCCCTCTCCCCAGGGGGAGAGGGAGAAAACCACCACCCTCACATCCCCTATCCCCAGGGGAAGGGGAGAAAACCAGTACCCGCCAGTCCCCTCTCCCCTTTGGGGAGAGGGTTAGGGTGAGGGGTGAGGGGTAAGGGGTAAGGGCTACTCCCCATGCAGACGAGCTGCCAGTCCCCGCAGAAAATAGCGCATCATCTGGTCTCCGCATTCCCGATAGTTTTTATGGTCCGGCGCCCGCATAAACGCGGTGATTTCCGGCAGTGAAATCCGAAACTTCTGTTCGGTCAGAATCGCCAGAATATCGTCGGTTTTCAGCGCGAAGGCGATACGCAGCTTTTTCAGTACGATATTGTTGTTAACACGTCTGTCCACCGCCAGCGGCGGTGCATTTTCATCTTTCCCGCGCCGATCGTAAATCAGGCCGTTAAGAAAAGCAGACAGGATGATGTCCGGGCAGCGAACAAACCCCTCGTCATCTTCTTTCTTAAGCCAGGTCGTTAGCTGTTGAGCGCTGACGTCGGTACCGGCCAGCGCCAGAATCCGTAGCAGGTCGGGATTATTGGTTTTCAGGATGTAGCGCAGGCTACGAAGAATATCATTACTTAACATAAAGCCTTCAGAGTCCGGGATGCGGGGCGGCAGTGTATCATCGTTGCGGGCGACACTCTTCCTTTATCAGGCACGTAATGCTGGGTTAACCAACCGGTTTCAGGGTACAATCCAACCGTTAACATGAAGAGGTAACCGATGAAACCAGGAAAAATCGCCATCATTGGCGCAATGGTCGTGCTGGCTCTGGGCGGGATTAGCGGTGTGATGCTGGCAGGGTATTCCATTATTCTGCATGGTAATTAAGCCGACGCAGCCACAGCCCGAAGGCGCGGTCGATAACGATAGCCATCAGCGCTACCAGTAGCGCCCCCTGCAGAACATAGGCCGTATTAAAGGCGCTCAGACCGATAATCACCGGTGTTCCCAGGCTATTGACCCCGACTGTCGAGGCCAGGGTCGCAGTTCCGATATTGATCACCGTCGAGGTTCGTACACCGGCCAGAATCACCGGCGCCGCCAGCGATAGTTCCACCTGCCACAGCCGCCGCCACGACCCCATGCCCACGCCGCTGGCCACCTGTTTAACCTCGACCGGCACCACCGCCAGCCCCGCAAGGGTTCCCTGAAGTACCGGCAGCAGACCATACAGCGCCAGGGCGATTAATGCCGGCAGCGCGCCAAATCCCATCACGGGCACCGCCACCGCCAGTACCGCCACCGGCGGGAAGGTCTGTCCTACGGCGGCAATGGTCTCCACCAGCGGGCGAAATTCCCGCCCCCCCGGACGACTGACCGCCAGCCCCAGCCCCAGCCCGATAGCCACGGCGACCAGTTCTGATACCACCACCAGCGCCAGATGCGCCAGCGTCAGGGAGGCAAAGCTCTGCTGATGCCACAGCGGATTAGCCAGATCCGGAAACAGCCAGCGGAATAGTGGTTCGCTGTACGGCAGGCCATAGAGCAGCGCGCCAAACAGTAGCACCAGCCAGATAAGCGGTTCACGCAGCCACCTCATGGCATGGACTCCTGCTCCTGTGCCGCCAGATCGCAAAAGTGCAGCACCCCGCGCCGCTCCCCGCTGGCCGATTTTACCGGCAGACGCTGGCAGCCCTGCTCCACAAAACGGGACAGCGCCTCACGCAGCGTCATCTGTTCATCGATGGGTTCGACCCCTTCCAGCCATTCGCCGGGGCGCAGCCATTGCCCGACGGCGCGACGCGCCAGCAAACGCACGCCCAGTTCACTGCCGCCGAAGAAGTCCCGTACAAAGGGCGTGGCCGGGCGGGTCAACAGCTCTGCGGGACTCCCCTGCTGAATCACCCGGCCCTGATCCATCACCACCAGCCTGTCGGCCAGCAGCAGCGCCTCATCCACGTCGTGAGTCACCAGCACAAAGGTGCGCCCCTGTAGCTGATGGATGCGTCGCACCTCCTGCTGAAGCGAGCCGCGGGTCACCGGATCCAGCGCCCCAAAGGGTTCGTCCATCAATAGTACCTCGGGATCGGCCGCCAGCGCTCTGGCTACCCCCACCCGCTGCTGCTGACCTCCGGAAAGCTGATGCGGATAGCTGTTGCGAAACCGGCCATCCTCCAGCCCAAGCAGCGCCAGCAGTTCGTCGATTCGCGCCTCGATTCTGGCGCGCTCCCAGCCCAGCAGGCTGGGGACCGTGGCGATATTGCGGGCCACGGTCCAGTGAGGGAACAGCCCCACCGACTGGATGGCGTAGCCAATGCGCCGCCGCAGGCTTTTTACTTCAATGCGCCGCACATCCTGGCCGCCAAATAGCAAAGTCCCGCTATCGTGCGGCTCCAGCCGGTTAATCATCTTAAGCGTGGTCGATTTTCCAGACCCGGAACTGCCCAGCAGTACGGTAAAAGCGCCTTCCGGACAGTGCAGGTTGAGATCGCTGACCGCCGCCACGCCGTCGTAATATTTACTGACGCCGTTAAACTCAATCATCAGTTATGGCCTTAAGATTCGAAATTATCAGGTTAAAAAGCC
This window encodes:
- the metG gene encoding methionine--tRNA ligase; amino-acid sequence: MAQVAKKILVTCALPYANGSIHLGHMLEHIQADVWVRYQRMRGHEVNFICADDAHGTPIMLKAQQLGITPEQMIGEMSQEHQKDFAGFNISYDNYHSTHSEENRELSSLIYNRLKENGFIKNRTISQLYDPEKGMFLPDRFVKGTCPKCKAADQYGDNCEVCGATYSPTELIEPKSVVSGATPVLRESEHFFFDLPAFSEMLQAWTRSGALQEQVANKMQEWFESGLQQWDISRDAPYFGFEIPGAPGKYFYVWLDAPIGYMGSFKNLCDKRGDLNFDDWWNKDSDAELYHFIGKDIVYFHSLFWPAMLEGSGFRKPNNLFVHGYVTVNGAKMSKSRGTFIKASTWLKHFDADSLRYYYSAKLSPRIDDIDLSLEDFVQRVNSDIVNKVVNLASRNAGFIAKRFGGELSAELDSPALYQSFVDAAQSIGDAWEKREFSRAVREIMALADQANRYVDEKAPWVVAKQEGRDADLQRICSMGINLFRVLMTWLKPVLPELSARAEAFLNVELTWDGIAQPLLSHKVNPFKALYSRIDMKQVDALIEESKEEVKASAAAPVSGPLADDPIQETITFDDFAKVDMRIALIENAEFVEGSDKLLRLSLDIGGEKRNIFSGIRSAYPDPQALIGRLTIMVANLAPRKMRFGVSEGMVMAAGPGGKDIFLLSPDSGAKPGQQVK
- a CDS encoding ABC transporter ATP-binding protein, whose product is MIEFNGVSKYYDGVAAVSDLNLHCPEGAFTVLLGSSGSGKSTTLKMINRLEPHDSGTLLFGGQDVRRIEVKSLRRRIGYAIQSVGLFPHWTVARNIATVPSLLGWERARIEARIDELLALLGLEDGRFRNSYPHQLSGGQQQRVGVARALAADPEVLLMDEPFGALDPVTRGSLQQEVRRIHQLQGRTFVLVTHDVDEALLLADRLVVMDQGRVIQQGSPAELLTRPATPFVRDFFGGSELGVRLLARRAVGQWLRPGEWLEGVEPIDEQMTLREALSRFVEQGCQRLPVKSASGERRGVLHFCDLAAQEQESMP
- a CDS encoding winged helix-turn-helix domain-containing protein; the protein is MGDYYLLNNVRFSPEERTLFNDESGEILVLTNISARCLLCFCEHYEKLISHDELIEFVWDVQHKTVQYNSLYQTLLILRRSLVQIGLSQEMIRTLPRKGFIMGGIHLERHSSETPPDIQYQNGAGEQLTEMEAPAVQGEIVDDDVPPLLMSQRSEAQISEVTSNKASGVTLRLSLTTCLAMVMLLVLAIAGLWHIISPESRNFFAGYEVVKDAPGAGICTWLYNSDATNFQRHRQFSADHPELCNEQEAIYVTAYDTSRKISAVACSNSLTTANRQAHCLSWYYPNRPTVKTPYNEEKK
- a CDS encoding helix-turn-helix domain-containing protein — its product is MTNVNVISNDTYYLLGIEETAGFRAINISPYHVNNPAEFNTSIESCKREGCHNAMFAFVFDDLSLVEHAINYTRQQGLKAVFLVEQPLEYSYFVCNGLFFASKKHSRHGFYDILSRLSKIQDLPQGMISDREMEVLGMLLSGVETKEIAQRLEISGKTVSAHKKKVARRFGMDNWNDALMYKYLTMIVDRVESESKPQQAAQPVPVHIPHWHEEQSLPKVEALPMVSSSLAAVENIAGFRL
- the apbC gene encoding iron-sulfur cluster carrier protein ApbC, with the translated sequence MNSQSPAGSPEALRAMVAGTLANFQHPTLKHNLTALKALHHVALLDGTVHIELQMPFAWNSGFEALKAECGPELLRLTGAQAIDWKLSYSIATLKRVKNQAGINGVKNIIAVSSGKGGVGKSSTAVNLALALAAEGAKVGILDADIYGPSIPTMLGSEHERPTSPDGTHMAPVISHGLATNSIGYLVTDDNAMVWRGPMASKALMQLLQETLWPDLDYLVLDMPPGTGDIQLTLAQNIPVTGALVVTTPQDIALIDAKKGIVMFEKVEVPVLGIVENMSIHICSNCGHHEPIFGTGGAQKLAESYNTALLGQMRLHISLREDLDRGEPTVVSRPDSEFTDLYRQLAGKVAAQLYWQGEIIPGEIAFRAV
- a CDS encoding ABC transporter permease; this translates as MRWLREPLIWLVLLFGALLYGLPYSEPLFRWLFPDLANPLWHQQSFASLTLAHLALVVVSELVAVAIGLGLGLAVSRPGGREFRPLVETIAAVGQTFPPVAVLAVAVPVMGFGALPALIALALYGLLPVLQGTLAGLAVVPVEVKQVASGVGMGSWRRLWQVELSLAAPVILAGVRTSTVINIGTATLASTVGVNSLGTPVIIGLSAFNTAYVLQGALLVALMAIVIDRAFGLWLRRLNYHAE
- a CDS encoding DUF1456 family protein, with translation MLSNDILRSLRYILKTNNPDLLRILALAGTDVSAQQLTTWLKKEDDEGFVRCPDIILSAFLNGLIYDRRGKDENAPPLAVDRRVNNNIVLKKLRIAFALKTDDILAILTEQKFRISLPEITAFMRAPDHKNYRECGDQMMRYFLRGLAARLHGE